GCAGATTCCAGTGAAACCGCCCGTTCGGGAATATATGTGTCGACAGGCAGCGGGCGCAGCACACGGGAATTGCCAAGACGGATGGAAAGCCGATCGACAAGCGTGTTGATCTCTTCTGTTTCCTGCGCCCTGTTGTCGAGGCTTTTTTGGATCGCTTGGCTCTGTTCCACACGAATAGCGGCAAGCCGGATGATATCAAAACCATAACCGGCATCGAGCGGATCGCTAAGTGTGGAAAGCCGCTCTTTCAATAGTCGAAACATGCTTTTTGTTTCGGTAATGGGGTGTCCGGCGTGAATACTGATGCGGCGTACATTGCCATCGGCGCGAAAGAAGCTGGCTTCGATCTCGCGGGCACCCTCAACTCTTTGTTGCAGGCGACGGAAAAGTTCGTCGCTCAAAGACAGAAGAACGTGTTCCACGGATTCCATGGCGATGAGGGATTCCGCCATACGCCGCTCGACCATGCAGACAGGGACGATACGGCGAGGGGTAATAGGTTCGTCCTGACGACCGAACAATGCATCGAGACGACTGACAAGATTTGCGCCAAAACGCGCCGTGAGTGCAGCTCGGGGCAAGACATCGATATCACCCACGCTGCGTAAGCCTGCACGCTTGAGACCGGCGAGATGTTTCTCTTCGATATCGAGACTGATAAGAGGCAAGGCGTATAATCGGCGCGTCTCGTCATTCCGGTCGACGATGCCGCCGGGCGAGTGCCGCGCAAGAGCACGTGCTGCAGCGGGATTGCTTGCAAGCGCAGTCCGGACGATCACGCCATTGCGCTGAAGACGCTTATGGATATCTTCAATAAGCTGGCTTTCATCGCCAAAAAGATGAATGCAGCCGGTCAGGTCGAGAAGGAGGCCATGAGGCTCATCAAGTGCCACAAGCGGTGTATAGCGATCACACCAATCGGCCAGTTTTTCAAGCAGGGCAACATCCTTGCGCGGTGAGGCGAAAGCGATATCCAGCTTTTCAAATTGCGCGCGTGCATCTGTCAGAGCCATGCCCTTGTAGAGCCCCGCCTTGGCTGCCTTTTCATCGACAGCCGTCAGCCGCAAGGCATTGGCAAGTTTGTCCACCACGATCTGGTGTTGATCAGTATGGGCGCGTCCCGGATTTTCGCGTTTGAGGCGGTCGGTAGGAAGGTGCGGAAACCATAGTGCCAGAAACCGGCTCGATCTGTCTGAAAACATGATCATCACTTTCCCATTGCAGGATCCAATGGCCTGTCATTCCCTGTCTGTTGCGTATGAGCGTGGCGTCGAAAACCGGATGGCCTGGTGCATTGGCGCCACTTGATTGTGAAGGTGCGGCCCTGATCAACCAGCGTGTGATGGCAGCATTTTCGCTGGGGTATGCACCCAATCGTAGAAGAAAAGCCGGCACATCGGTTTGTTGCGCAGTCAGCAGCAGTTTGCGTGAGGCGGTCAGATCCAGACACTTCGGGTTGCTCCAAGGCGCAATAATGACGGCACCCGTGCCACGAATACCGAGACTGTCCGAAGCAGCTTTCAAAACATCCTGCGGGGAGGCGCATCGCACGATAATGAGGCGTTGCGGATCAAGCCCGATATTTTGCAAGCCGGGAGCATATGGGAAGCCATTCTCTTGCGCTGCAAAATCTTCTTCCAACCATAGAATAGGGCTTTGATCCGGGGAAGCGCGCAGGACAAGGGCAATGGCGAAACCGGTCGCCGCACCTGCGTCGCCAGCTTCTTCTGCGAAGATTTCATGCACGGCACCACGCTGCATACCCTCGTGGAATACGCGGTCGATTTCATTGTCCCCAAGGTCAAAGGTGGAGCGCTGCGCAGCATGCGCATTCCTTTCTCCAAGAGAGGCTATGTCGCGTCTCAACGCCGTAAGATCGACGGTTGTCACTACGGTAGCCTTTCAATGTTCATGATATGTTCTATTATGGAATCCGATGACAGCAAGAGTCAAGCGGCATGTGTCAGGTTGTGGGTGCGCCATTATCGATCGATACGGGTGGAGAGAATAATCGACGACATGGTGCGTTCGACACCTTCAAGAGCGCCGATCTCGTCGAGCAATTTGTCCAGTTCCTGTATCGAAGGTGCTTCAACGATAACGATCATATCGAATTGACCGCTAACAGAATGAAGCGTTCTGACCCAGGCGATTTTCCGCAAGGCCGCCTCAACCTTCACAGCCAGTTTCGGCAAGGCCGTCACCAGCACATGCGCCTTGACCAGGTTCTGTTCGTATTCGGGGGAAAGCTGAACGCTATACCGCCTTATCATACCGCGTTTTTCCAACCGCTCGATGCGGCTTTGCACAGTGGTGCGTGATACGCGCAGCTTGCGGGCAAGCTCGGCAGTCGAGGCTCTCGCATTCTCGCGCAGCAATGAAAGCAGGGCATGATCGGCTTCTGACAGCATATTGACAAATCCCATCGGCATATCGCCAAAATTATGGCGTTGTTTCGTCAGTTTACAGACTTCATTTCGCCGAGCAATATGCGAAATTCATATAAAGTTTTTATATGCGAGGGGAATCACATGAAAGAGATCGTTGTCGTTGGAGCAGGGAAAATCGGCGGGACCATCGCCAATCTTCTGGCTGGTACGGGAGATTATCGCGTAACGGTCGTCGACCGGTCACACGCCCAGCTTGATGCTTTGGACGTATCGCCGCTCGTTGAAACCGCCTGCATCGAGATTGCTGAAGCCGGAGCGCTTGAAAGCGTTCTCAATGGCAAATTCGCCGTGCTGAGTGCAGCCCCGTTCCATCTGACCACGCGCATAGCAGAAGCTGCCGCCAAATCGGGCGTGCATTATCTCGATCTGACCGAAGACGTGGCCAGCACGCGCATCGTCAAGCAGCTGGCAATGACTGCCAAGACCGCTTTCATTCCCCAATGCGGCCTTGCTCCGGGTTTCATCTCGATTGTAGCCAACGATCTGGCTAAGCGCTTCGATACGCTGGAAAGCGTGCGCATGCGCGTCGGCGCACTGCCGCAATATCCATCCAATGCGCTGAACTACA
This is a stretch of genomic DNA from Phyllobacterium zundukense. It encodes these proteins:
- a CDS encoding Y-family DNA polymerase, which codes for MVDKLANALRLTAVDEKAAKAGLYKGMALTDARAQFEKLDIAFASPRKDVALLEKLADWCDRYTPLVALDEPHGLLLDLTGCIHLFGDESQLIEDIHKRLQRNGVIVRTALASNPAAARALARHSPGGIVDRNDETRRLYALPLISLDIEEKHLAGLKRAGLRSVGDIDVLPRAALTARFGANLVSRLDALFGRQDEPITPRRIVPVCMVERRMAESLIAMESVEHVLLSLSDELFRRLQQRVEGAREIEASFFRADGNVRRISIHAGHPITETKSMFRLLKERLSTLSDPLDAGYGFDIIRLAAIRVEQSQAIQKSLDNRAQETEEINTLVDRLSIRLGNSRVLRPLPVDTYIPERAVSLESAASSRQDVVFERASEHNPGNPPERPIRLFQPPERIDATFEVPDAAPARFTWRLVQHIIILAEGPERIAPEWWREHAGALTRDYYRLEDNRGRRFWVFREGLYERGDPTPRWFLHGIFA
- a CDS encoding ImuA family protein, encoding MTTVDLTALRRDIASLGERNAHAAQRSTFDLGDNEIDRVFHEGMQRGAVHEIFAEEAGDAGAATGFAIALVLRASPDQSPILWLEEDFAAQENGFPYAPGLQNIGLDPQRLIIVRCASPQDVLKAASDSLGIRGTGAVIIAPWSNPKCLDLTASRKLLLTAQQTDVPAFLLRLGAYPSENAAITRWLIRAAPSQSSGANAPGHPVFDATLIRNRQGMTGHWILQWESDDHVFRQIEPVSGTMVSAPSYRPPQTRKSGTRPY
- a CDS encoding Lrp/AsnC family transcriptional regulator translates to MLSEADHALLSLLRENARASTAELARKLRVSRTTVQSRIERLEKRGMIRRYSVQLSPEYEQNLVKAHVLVTALPKLAVKVEAALRKIAWVRTLHSVSGQFDMIVIVEAPSIQELDKLLDEIGALEGVERTMSSIILSTRIDR